From one Lineus longissimus chromosome 3, tnLinLong1.2, whole genome shotgun sequence genomic stretch:
- the LOC135485638 gene encoding 5'-3' exonuclease PLD3-like isoform X3, giving the protein MGEYVYEKDFYEENKPQRCYKESRPLSAIRVDFVVDKVDAHEQPRCLRPAVFPVCIIVIITSLVVVLPLIMNYGIKLRQGQEFVDPPVPCSDQCSVTIVESIPVNLTYPAGSPQLPSIFDSWMQLISLAQETIEIGAFYFTLRGEDIHFEDPSAAQGEQVFKRLMDIGSAGKVKIRIAQNLPSKTQHDQDTIDLAKSGGAEVRSLDFQRFEGAGILHTKVFIVDRKHFFVGSANMDWRSLTQVKELGAAVYNCSCLAQDIGKIFDAYWYMGAPNSTIPPVWPKEYNTAYNATNPMSVPLNGTETQTYLASSPPEFCPAGRSVDIDAILNIINQSREFVYIAVMDYFPSIVFSWPNKFWPVIDDALRAAALNRRVRVRLLASWWKHSNKDMIKYLQSLQALNGTNRHTIIETKLFEVPATPEQAKIPYARVNHNKYMVTDKTAYIGTSNWSGDYFVNTGGIGFVLSQNADAIRRGPMMSTQSTIEQQLKDVFDRDWNSPYARPITDFTK; this is encoded by the exons ATGGGGGAGTATGTGTATGAGAAAGACTTCTAT GAAGAGAATAAGCCACAGCGCTGTTACAAGGAGTCACGCCCCCTTTCTGCCATCCGTGTCGATTTCGTGGTCGATAAAGTGGACGCCCATGAACAACCGCGATGTTTGCGTCCTGCCGTTTTCCCTGTCTGCATTATTGTGATCATAACGAGTTTGGTTGTCGTACTTCCTCTTATTATGAACTATGGCATCAAATTGCGGCAGGGTCAGGAGTTTGTGGATCCACCAGTGCCATGTTCAGATCAATGCAG TGTCACTATAGTTGAAAGCATTCCGGTAAACCTGACGTACCCAGCAGGTTCCCCTCAACTGCCTTCCATATTTGACAGCTGGATGCAGCTGATCTCCTTAGCACAAGAAACAATAGAGATCGGGGCATTCTATTTTACACTCAGAGGTGAAGATATTCACTTTGAAGATCCTTCGGCTGCTCAG ggCGAGCAGGTGTTCAAGAGATTGATGGATATTGGAAGTGCGGGAAAGGTGAAGATTAGGATAGCCCAGAATCTGCCATCAAAAACACAACACGATCAAGACACCATTGATCTTGCTAAATCAG GTGGTGCTGAAGTTCGTAGTCTAGATTTCCAAAGATTCGAAGGAGCTGGCATCCTACACACAAAAGTTTTTATAGTGGacagaaaacatttttttgttggaagCGCCAACATGGACTGGCGCTCACTCACACAG GTCAAAGAACTAGGTGCTGCCGTCTACAACTGTAGCTGTCTTGCGCAAGATATTGGCAAGATCTTTGACGCCTATTGGTACATGGGTGCTCCAAATTCGACAATTCCACCAGTCTGGCCAAAAGAGTACAACACAGCCTATAACGCAACAAATCCTATGTCGGTGCCTTTGAATGGAACTGAGACGCAAACATATTTAGCT AGTTCACCACCAGAATTCTGTCCAGCAGGAAGGTCAGTTGACATCGACGCAATCCTAAACATCATTAACCAGTCGAGGGAATTCGTTTATATAGCTGTGATGGACTACTTCCCTAGTATTGTGTTCTCATGGCCAAATAA ATTCTGGCCAGTAATAGACGATGCACTCCGCGCAGCAGCACTGAATCGTCGAGTACGTGTACGGCTCCTGGCCAGCTGGTGGAAGCATTCTAATAAGGATATGATCAAGTACCTGCAGTCTCTTCAGGCGTTGAATGGTACGAATCGACATACCATCATTGAAACG AAATTATTCGAAGTGCCTGCCACTCCTGAACAGGCAAAGATTCCCTATGCAAGAGTCAACCATAATAAGTACATGGTGACAGATAAAACGGCTTATATAG GAACTTCCAATTGGTCAGGTGACTATTTCGTCAACACGGGTGGTATCGGGTTTGTCCTTAGTCAGAATGCGGACGCAATCAGGAGGGGTCCTATGATGTCCACACAATCAACAATCGAGCAACAGCTGAAAGACGTGTTCGATCGGGACTGGAACTCGCCGTATGCACGACCTATCACAGATTTTACCAAATAA
- the LOC135485638 gene encoding 5'-3' exonuclease PLD3-like isoform X2, producing the protein MESLMSYIPWFPRQQRGHVYIHLPQEEKEENKPQRCYKESRPLSAIRVDFVVDKVDAHEQPRCLRPAVFPVCIIVIITSLVVVLPLIMNYGIKLRQGQEFVDPPVPCSDQCSVTIVESIPVNLTYPAGSPQLPSIFDSWMQLISLAQETIEIGAFYFTLRGEDIHFEDPSAAQGEQVFKRLMDIGSAGKVKIRIAQNLPSKTQHDQDTIDLAKSGGAEVRSLDFQRFEGAGILHTKVFIVDRKHFFVGSANMDWRSLTQVKELGAAVYNCSCLAQDIGKIFDAYWYMGAPNSTIPPVWPKEYNTAYNATNPMSVPLNGTETQTYLASSPPEFCPAGRSVDIDAILNIINQSREFVYIAVMDYFPSIVFSWPNKFWPVIDDALRAAALNRRVRVRLLASWWKHSNKDMIKYLQSLQALNGTNRHTIIETKLFEVPATPEQAKIPYARVNHNKYMVTDKTAYIGTSNWSGDYFVNTGGIGFVLSQNADAIRRGPMMSTQSTIEQQLKDVFDRDWNSPYARPITDFTK; encoded by the exons ATGGAGAGCTTGATGAGTTACATCCCATGGTTTCCACGGCAACAGAGGGGCCATGTTTACATCCACCTACCTCAGGAGGAAAAG GAAGAGAATAAGCCACAGCGCTGTTACAAGGAGTCACGCCCCCTTTCTGCCATCCGTGTCGATTTCGTGGTCGATAAAGTGGACGCCCATGAACAACCGCGATGTTTGCGTCCTGCCGTTTTCCCTGTCTGCATTATTGTGATCATAACGAGTTTGGTTGTCGTACTTCCTCTTATTATGAACTATGGCATCAAATTGCGGCAGGGTCAGGAGTTTGTGGATCCACCAGTGCCATGTTCAGATCAATGCAG TGTCACTATAGTTGAAAGCATTCCGGTAAACCTGACGTACCCAGCAGGTTCCCCTCAACTGCCTTCCATATTTGACAGCTGGATGCAGCTGATCTCCTTAGCACAAGAAACAATAGAGATCGGGGCATTCTATTTTACACTCAGAGGTGAAGATATTCACTTTGAAGATCCTTCGGCTGCTCAG ggCGAGCAGGTGTTCAAGAGATTGATGGATATTGGAAGTGCGGGAAAGGTGAAGATTAGGATAGCCCAGAATCTGCCATCAAAAACACAACACGATCAAGACACCATTGATCTTGCTAAATCAG GTGGTGCTGAAGTTCGTAGTCTAGATTTCCAAAGATTCGAAGGAGCTGGCATCCTACACACAAAAGTTTTTATAGTGGacagaaaacatttttttgttggaagCGCCAACATGGACTGGCGCTCACTCACACAG GTCAAAGAACTAGGTGCTGCCGTCTACAACTGTAGCTGTCTTGCGCAAGATATTGGCAAGATCTTTGACGCCTATTGGTACATGGGTGCTCCAAATTCGACAATTCCACCAGTCTGGCCAAAAGAGTACAACACAGCCTATAACGCAACAAATCCTATGTCGGTGCCTTTGAATGGAACTGAGACGCAAACATATTTAGCT AGTTCACCACCAGAATTCTGTCCAGCAGGAAGGTCAGTTGACATCGACGCAATCCTAAACATCATTAACCAGTCGAGGGAATTCGTTTATATAGCTGTGATGGACTACTTCCCTAGTATTGTGTTCTCATGGCCAAATAA ATTCTGGCCAGTAATAGACGATGCACTCCGCGCAGCAGCACTGAATCGTCGAGTACGTGTACGGCTCCTGGCCAGCTGGTGGAAGCATTCTAATAAGGATATGATCAAGTACCTGCAGTCTCTTCAGGCGTTGAATGGTACGAATCGACATACCATCATTGAAACG AAATTATTCGAAGTGCCTGCCACTCCTGAACAGGCAAAGATTCCCTATGCAAGAGTCAACCATAATAAGTACATGGTGACAGATAAAACGGCTTATATAG GAACTTCCAATTGGTCAGGTGACTATTTCGTCAACACGGGTGGTATCGGGTTTGTCCTTAGTCAGAATGCGGACGCAATCAGGAGGGGTCCTATGATGTCCACACAATCAACAATCGAGCAACAGCTGAAAGACGTGTTCGATCGGGACTGGAACTCGCCGTATGCACGACCTATCACAGATTTTACCAAATAA
- the LOC135485638 gene encoding 5'-3' exonuclease PLD3-like isoform X1: MADALDQKKNLLFQEAGPPLPHAMESLMSYIPWFPRQQRGHVYIHLPQEEKEENKPQRCYKESRPLSAIRVDFVVDKVDAHEQPRCLRPAVFPVCIIVIITSLVVVLPLIMNYGIKLRQGQEFVDPPVPCSDQCSVTIVESIPVNLTYPAGSPQLPSIFDSWMQLISLAQETIEIGAFYFTLRGEDIHFEDPSAAQGEQVFKRLMDIGSAGKVKIRIAQNLPSKTQHDQDTIDLAKSGGAEVRSLDFQRFEGAGILHTKVFIVDRKHFFVGSANMDWRSLTQVKELGAAVYNCSCLAQDIGKIFDAYWYMGAPNSTIPPVWPKEYNTAYNATNPMSVPLNGTETQTYLASSPPEFCPAGRSVDIDAILNIINQSREFVYIAVMDYFPSIVFSWPNKFWPVIDDALRAAALNRRVRVRLLASWWKHSNKDMIKYLQSLQALNGTNRHTIIETKLFEVPATPEQAKIPYARVNHNKYMVTDKTAYIGTSNWSGDYFVNTGGIGFVLSQNADAIRRGPMMSTQSTIEQQLKDVFDRDWNSPYARPITDFTK, encoded by the exons atgGCGGATGCACTCGATCAAAAAAAAAATCTGCTTTTTCAG GAGGCAGGTCCGCCACTACCTCACGCCATGGAGAGCTTGATGAGTTACATCCCATGGTTTCCACGGCAACAGAGGGGCCATGTTTACATCCACCTACCTCAGGAGGAAAAG GAAGAGAATAAGCCACAGCGCTGTTACAAGGAGTCACGCCCCCTTTCTGCCATCCGTGTCGATTTCGTGGTCGATAAAGTGGACGCCCATGAACAACCGCGATGTTTGCGTCCTGCCGTTTTCCCTGTCTGCATTATTGTGATCATAACGAGTTTGGTTGTCGTACTTCCTCTTATTATGAACTATGGCATCAAATTGCGGCAGGGTCAGGAGTTTGTGGATCCACCAGTGCCATGTTCAGATCAATGCAG TGTCACTATAGTTGAAAGCATTCCGGTAAACCTGACGTACCCAGCAGGTTCCCCTCAACTGCCTTCCATATTTGACAGCTGGATGCAGCTGATCTCCTTAGCACAAGAAACAATAGAGATCGGGGCATTCTATTTTACACTCAGAGGTGAAGATATTCACTTTGAAGATCCTTCGGCTGCTCAG ggCGAGCAGGTGTTCAAGAGATTGATGGATATTGGAAGTGCGGGAAAGGTGAAGATTAGGATAGCCCAGAATCTGCCATCAAAAACACAACACGATCAAGACACCATTGATCTTGCTAAATCAG GTGGTGCTGAAGTTCGTAGTCTAGATTTCCAAAGATTCGAAGGAGCTGGCATCCTACACACAAAAGTTTTTATAGTGGacagaaaacatttttttgttggaagCGCCAACATGGACTGGCGCTCACTCACACAG GTCAAAGAACTAGGTGCTGCCGTCTACAACTGTAGCTGTCTTGCGCAAGATATTGGCAAGATCTTTGACGCCTATTGGTACATGGGTGCTCCAAATTCGACAATTCCACCAGTCTGGCCAAAAGAGTACAACACAGCCTATAACGCAACAAATCCTATGTCGGTGCCTTTGAATGGAACTGAGACGCAAACATATTTAGCT AGTTCACCACCAGAATTCTGTCCAGCAGGAAGGTCAGTTGACATCGACGCAATCCTAAACATCATTAACCAGTCGAGGGAATTCGTTTATATAGCTGTGATGGACTACTTCCCTAGTATTGTGTTCTCATGGCCAAATAA ATTCTGGCCAGTAATAGACGATGCACTCCGCGCAGCAGCACTGAATCGTCGAGTACGTGTACGGCTCCTGGCCAGCTGGTGGAAGCATTCTAATAAGGATATGATCAAGTACCTGCAGTCTCTTCAGGCGTTGAATGGTACGAATCGACATACCATCATTGAAACG AAATTATTCGAAGTGCCTGCCACTCCTGAACAGGCAAAGATTCCCTATGCAAGAGTCAACCATAATAAGTACATGGTGACAGATAAAACGGCTTATATAG GAACTTCCAATTGGTCAGGTGACTATTTCGTCAACACGGGTGGTATCGGGTTTGTCCTTAGTCAGAATGCGGACGCAATCAGGAGGGGTCCTATGATGTCCACACAATCAACAATCGAGCAACAGCTGAAAGACGTGTTCGATCGGGACTGGAACTCGCCGTATGCACGACCTATCACAGATTTTACCAAATAA
- the LOC135485639 gene encoding uncharacterized protein LOC135485639, translated as MENSTIKGSEELDPWDAEFEVEDTSPAEDLKDEKMKDEEDEVKEADEGSPSTEVLNKQENYPVDSPDIAVSRSPKPKKPKKDKKKKNAKKKDIETLNGEMENLEMGGIGEDGGNDEEDEELEKEIQMTAPDADGQTRNSLFEKGVQLDRKKKKDLALKCYLRCLNGLRDDTGFTYVPQCLHNIADIYYGKEEFDKAVQFIQAEKMYYETALIDTSELQKKLEEKQKEIVEEGDDDDDPLASTSEALRATEYHHLAQLCLDKKQPQLALEYCGKATKLRQQVYGENHPISLKTLDFFTIVYAEAGKQQYSDSMKKFTEEDLVNLTDLRLSGGDVDGLRKRLNRTTNKSVNKSEDKKVHFEEPAVQFKPDEEQMSRTLLWIFFLISTAVLAVLGIYLYCRLNHRSPSCHNFGTTLSYYYARMKYFYYYYTSSDTDTYG; from the exons ATGGAAAATTCCACCATTAAAGGTTCGGAGGAGCTAGACCCTTGGGATGCTGAGTTTGAGGTCGAAGATACTTCACCTGCTGAAGATTTAAAAGATGAAAAGATGAAAGATGAAGAAGACGAGGTCAAAGAGGCTGATGAAGGATCACCTTCAACAGAAGTCCTCAATAAACAGGAAAATTATCCAGTTGATAGCCCTGATATTGCAGTGTCAAGATCACCAAAGCCCAAGAAACCCAAGAAggacaaaaagaaaaagaatgcAAAGAAGAAAGATATTGAGACCTTGAACGGTGAAATGGAGAATTTGGAGATGGGTGGCATTGGGGAGGATGGTGGGAATGATGAGGAAGATGAGGAGCTTGAAAAAG AGATCCAGATGACTGCCCCTGATGCCGACGGACAAACCAGGAACAGCTTATTCGAGAAGGGGGTGCAGCTGgacaggaagaagaagaaagatctGGCTCTAAAGTGTTATCTACGCTGTTTGAATGGTCTCCGAGATGATACAGGATTTACATATGTCCCCCAGTGTTTGCACAAT ATTGCCGATATCTATTATGGAAAAGAGGAAT TTGACAAGGCTGTCCAATTCATACAAGCAGAGAAGATGTACTATGAAACTGCTTTGATTGATACATCAGAACTTCAGAAAAAGTTGG AGGAAAAGCAGAAGGAGATTGTAGAAgagggtgatgatgatgatgatcctttggCATCAACATCTGAAGCCCTGCGGGCCACAGAATACCACCACCTGGCTCAGCTCTGCTTAGACAAGAAGCA ACCACAGCTTGCCCTGGAATACTGTGGAAAG GCGACAAAGTTGCGGCAGCAGGTATATGGGGAAAACCACCCAATTTCTTTGAAGACTTTGGATTTCTTTACTATTGTTTATGCAGAGGCAGGAAAACAGCAATATTCTG ATTCAATGAAGAAGTTCACAGAAGAAGATCTCGTAAACTTGACGGACTTGAGGCTATCGGGCGGGGACGTTGACGGCCTGAGGAAGCGTCTGAATCGAACAACCAACAAAAGTGTCAATAAATCAGAAG ATAAGAAAGTTCACTTTGAAGAGCCAGCCGTCCAATTCAAGCCTGATG AGGAGCAAATGTCTCGGACGCTGCTGTGGATCTTCTTCTTAATCTCGACTGCCGTTTTAGCCGTTCTCGGCATCTACCTTTACTGCCGCCTGAACCATCGATCACCGTCATGCCACAACTTTGGAACTACCCTGTCCTATTACTACGCGCGGATGAAGTACTTTTATTATTACTACACTTCGTCTGATACAGACACGTATGGCTAG